A region of the Hyperolius riggenbachi isolate aHypRig1 chromosome 9, aHypRig1.pri, whole genome shotgun sequence genome:
taatccaatCGATCCGGTCAATCCCgcaaatcgagcggggaatctcaacgtgtgtactcagcataagactgaagtaatcagtgagagagaaaaacatttctatgtGTATGCAAGGTAAAACATAACATCTTCCGGACTCTGTGAGTCTGGCCCTATATAGTAACCCTGATGGGCTTTCTAAAAGATTGGATGCttaccctggggcttcctccagccccttgagcaCCGATGcatgcatgtgtatgtatgtatgccgcGCCGGTGAGCTGGGCGTCGGGGGAGCTGGATGACGGCTCTGAGTTGCTGCAGctcggagggaggtgtaattcgggATCCGGCAACTGCCCGCTCCGCGCGTTGCTCTGCATATACCTCCTGCAGCTACcacaagtcaggctcggggttaccgctctgagctgcggttttccgccctgaGCCTGACtccgggttaccgctaaggaggttaatgacttATTAGGGTGACAGTTTTGGGGCTGAGCTCTGTACAGACTCTAAGTATTAGCTAGCTATGTgttaaggctggtgcacaccagagcggttttggAGCgtattttaaaacgcttgcagggggaaaccgcttggctaatgaaagtgaatgggacggtgcacaccagagcggctcgttttttccccaaacacaaactcgggggctgcagcattttttagatttctgaggcgtttctgcctcattgtaaagtatagaaaagtggaaaaccgctctgaaaaatgccagttcagagcggttttccaggcgtttttgttacagaagctgttcagtaacagctttactgtaacaatatatgaaatctatagcaaagaaatgaacagcgctacttaaaaacagatgagtgcctacctgcaagagagtgcaagccccacttatgggataaaatacacaccgagcatacacatgacctgtctaccacttggaggatgttggtttcctgtaacagcttgcatgcaacttgttaagtactcgtccctcccactgtcgaagaagtctttcctccatgggaggggacctaacactaactaaatcctacctatgcatatgcatagcctgggcgcgctaccaagtaaaattgaaaattgcgcaaaaaagtgggatcagcgcatcaccaggccgcctctgagtggcttctgctcagagatgcgctgagcccccccagaaactacaaacgcaccttgaacccaaacagaggctctgcatatacaccaaaggcaaagctgttaagtgggagcagctgaccaaacatAAATCAAATTAATACATAGCTGAGCCCCccttgcaaaagagtgcaagcagtgggagggacgagtacttaacaagttgcatgcaagctgttacaggaaaccaacatcctccagtggtagacaggtcatgtgtatgctcggtgtgtattttatcccataagtggggcttgcacccttttgcaggtaggcactcatctgtttttaagtagcgctgttcatttctttgctatgtactaatttaatttgtttttggtcagctgctcccacttaacagccatgcttttggtgtatatgcagagcttctgtttgggttcaaggtgcgtttgtagtttctgggggggctcagcgcatctctgagcagaggccattcggaggcggcctggtgatgcgctgatccaccttttttgcgcaatatatgaaatctgctacacaaaaacgctccaaaatgggctaggcatggttagaaaacctctctaaacatgcctagaatcgctctgaaatctgcttcaataaCCTCTAGCGTTAGCAGATCTGCTGGAGATTTTTGGTGTACACGGGGCCTAACATGGAAGGAAAATCATGTGACACTCAGGCTCaggtgtggctccgcccactggagagggggaggggttacATGGAGGAGGCAGCCAGGATCCATTgctaagcctcctgcagccagtaTAGCCAAGACCCCTGACCACCCAATCCCCACCCTGACACAAAGCATGGCCAagcaaggggggaggagggagcagaagaGAGAATCTCCTACTATATGCTGGTCACTGCAGCCatggcctgggtcatatccggaCACAGCAAGGGCTGGAGAATGGTGTATCTAACATAAATGACTATATAGCAGCACCTCCTCCTATATTGAGGTGATCACTGCAGCCATGGCTGCTGAATGGGGGATGCTTATTGTTATTGTAAtggttcttatgctgggaatacacaattagaTTTCTAAGTTGATTTACTTATTTCCGAtttgattttcttatcttttcttagcaattttcattcacttctatgagaaattgattagaaaatcgaaaataagatcggtcatgtcgtaaattatctaatcggaccATCTCTCTAACACAAAAtctaatggtgtattcccagcattacacatggGCACATATCCTTACAGAGGGTTGTGTCCCTCCTATGTTAGTCAGTCTGCAGTGCAGTGTAATCTCATTACAGAAGCACACCTGATAAGCAGGGCGGTACAATCCTAATGAGGTGTCTGAAGCTCCCCCTGCTGGACACAGTCAGTAAATATTTATATTCATGAGTAATGCTTCCTGTTTATCTGCTTTATaacatttatatattttaaaatgaatCCAGAAtatatgaagaagatatagaaatgaTTAGTTCCATGTGACATGTTTCTTATCACAGGCAGCTCATTACTGGAAGTAATACAAAGTATAGAGATTATTATCAGATAAAGAAATACAATTATTATAATTTGTCAATAAATGAGGATTTCAGGATATAATGATTCAGGACAGAAACCAGGAATTGTCCCTGGAAATCAGACAGCTAGTAATTACTGGCAggacaatcagccaatcacaatcctctccctgtgatgtcaccagtGGGCGGAGCTCTCACACCCCCTGACTCCCCCCAGATATCTTTATATAACTTCCCCTTAAATATATCCCAGCATGGAGGGGCTCGGTGAAGGTGGCAGTGAatgtgtggaggtgtctgatgtgGTGACACAGGTcataaaaggagatctgcccggTCTCACAATCCAGATATATCTTGAATCTAGCACTGTGGATGGGGTCATacagggcataaaaggagatctgcccggcctcataatccagatatatcctGACTCTATCACTGGGGATCGCATCAGGTAACCGGATCACTTTACTGTCATGTCTCACTGTGTACTGATTATCATCATCCCTGCACAAACCCCAGGACTTGTTATTCTCTCCAATCAGTGACTGACCTCCcctcctgtctatactggggtaacacatcccgaCTGTCCATCTCTCTGATcccccaacatccacttcccagtaatgtcgccctgaggagaaactccggctgctcaacacctgatcataatcctgaaatctctctggtgTTGCTGGGTGGATCTGCCATGACCAGGATACAGTTTTCCTGTCATCTGATATAAGCAGCATATTAgcagctgtgtttacatccagtaatatgtctgcagGCTGTATATAGATCCCCccagttaccccagacatgatatcagccagtcctgtgtgtaatgtgtgtgagatgccggccacatccagatcccctccatcatggagctgcttatcatgtctgtcctccgtgtcacacaagtcacctgtgtctggttcctgtaagacagtcagtggatcagtcatgtgacacagctcctcaatgtgacgcatcttcctggacagctccgCCTTCTTTATCTCCAGCTGTCTGATGATGTCATCATAGCATTGTGCCTGCCTCATGATGTCACTCAGGACTCTCTTCTCCAGCTCCTCCAGCCgtctcctgaggtctctaaacagggcagtgactctctctgcttcaccatctgctttttcttgtgcttttctcctgagttcctccagactctggactcttttctcagcctcctctgtctctgccatcagtgtctgcagatcatttctcagcttctccttcttcttctcagaGGCCTCCTGTAGTGTCTCCACCTGGTGTCCCCGATGTTCTCCAGTCAGAGTGCAGGTTACACAGACACATGaggcatcctcagtgcagtaatacttcAGTATTTCcttatggacggagcatttcctggtctccggggaggtggtgggggcacataagacgtgttctggtgccttgctgtggactctcaggtgTTTATCACACATAGAAGCGTCACACATCAGACAGGACATAACAGCAGGTACAGGAGAATCCACACAGTAAGTACAATGGACTCCGGCCTCCTCCTGATCTGGCTGAGTAGACAGGAAACGCCCTGCTATGTTCCTCAGAGCAATGTTCCTGTGTAATCCAGGCCGctccttgtacttctctctaCATTCAGGACAGGAATAACCTGCAGACTCCTCCTGTGAGTCCAGCACACGATCAATACAGAcccggcagaagttgtgaccacatctcagcattacaggatctgtataaatgGTCAGACAGACGGGACACTCCAGCTCCTCGCTCAGATCAGCAGACGCCATCGCTGGCAGCAGGAGATCGGAATCCAGAACAACCAGTTACTTATTATTTGCCTTGGGGAGGGGCTGAGTATTTTGGGTGGCAGCACAGAGACATACTGGATTACACTCCCACCGAACAGCACTAGCTTCCTGGTCTAAACTGGGACacagtctgcatggagtttgcatattGTCCTCCTATGATAGGGACTATGGCAAGGATTACACTGTGCGCCCTTCTCAGGGattgtcagtaacatgactatacaCTGggactatctatatatataatagactaagggcctgtttccactacacgcagattctgcatgcagaaaactgactccaatgaatgcctatgggaaatctgcatcagaaaaatcgcgttcagtggaaacaggcccatagacattcattggagtcagttttctgcatgcagaatctgtgtgtagtggaaacaggcccttagtgcctcaaccttcaaacaagaagaagaagtactttgcatgagaaaatttatgcgtgatcaaacaccaagtttaaggcctcttttccacggactgttgagctgtgtgctcagcaagcagttaccaggcagcagtgagcagataccaggcagcagtgagcagttaccaggcagcagcaagcagttaccaggcagcagcaagcagttaccaggcagcagcgagcagataccaggcagcagcaagcagttaccaggcagcagcaagcagttaccaggcagcagcaagcagttaccaggcagcagcaagcagttaccaggcagcagcaagcagttaccaggcagcagcaagcagttaccaggcagcagcaagcagttaccaggcagcagcaagcagttaccaggcagcagcaagcagttaccaggcagcagcaagcagttaccaggcagcagcaagcagttaccaggcagcagcaagcagttaccaggcagcagcaagcagttaccaggcagcagcaagcagttaccaggcagcagcaagcagttaccaggcagcagcaagcagttaccaggcagcagcaagcaattaccaggcagcagcaagcagttaccaggcagcagcaagcagttaccaggcagcagtgagcagttgtgagagtttgagaggcatttcactgcctatcaacagtccatggaaaaaggccttaccctagcaagtctgacattgcaaatctggcctaattggctattcatgaggcaatgctcatgcaaatgcatgcacaaaccaataccacaaagcagtcaccctgctacatgctacattagcactatccggcttagtgcacaccagagcggttcggcagcgttttgcaatccgcttgcggctgcggatacgcttgggtaatgtatttcaatgggctggtgcacaccagagcgggaggcgttttgctgaaacgcatactcccggggtgaggcattttttggattgcggaggcgtttctgcctccaatgtaaagtataggaaaaacgcaaaccgctctgaaaaacggcagttcagagcggttttgcaggcgtttttgttacagaagctgttcagtaacagctttactgtaacaacatatgaaatctactacaccaaaaacactttacaaaaccgcaaaatgctagctgaaacgctacagaaaaataagaaaaagcgtttcaaaatctgctagcattttgcggatctgctagcagtttttggtgtgctccaggcctccaggagcgccatggggaggattcccaatgccccctttttatacaactggggggaccgcagggtcccaggctctctcactgcctggaaaccacagcggcaccccggagggggaggctgggtggcgcggacgaccccccccaagtgtggccagcgctggggagagccgtctgcacccacctcccaatattaaaaacaggcacttaccttaacgtctattgcgttctgctacatgcgcattaatttgggggcaccacatgagaaaggagagaagcatgggtcaccccgagctttagagctcggggctggctcacatacagcactccagagggggggggaggacaggcgcactcactccagggttcacaccaccggagcaagccatccaccgcgTACATGTGAATTTGGCGCTGGtacacttgggcgcaggatacagctgttatatggctggtcctgcttctgcacaagtccggggcgttttaattactattccccctccaggccgccatggatagtgggggaatgaaataattcggcttccagcgattgctggaggccggattattgtgttttttaagcaacttcggctccgtcttctgacggagccgaccttcctcactgagcgccgctatagactgattcccattagggcccgtttccactatcgcgaatctgcatgcgtttcctgcatgcagattcgcacagccaatacaagtggatgggcctgtttccacttgtcagttttgctgtgcgtttttctgtgcaggatttttctgcacggcagagccctctgaattcgcctgcgtgtggaatgcaggcgaatcgcacacaatgtatttaatagggaaatcgcatgcgtttttcccatgcgttttttgccgcgaattcgcatgcgaattcgcataggtaccaatgtaaatttacacaggcagtgacatggttaaaatcgcatatacactcacctatgcgaattcgcatgcgaattcgcggcaaaaaacgcatgggaaatcgcatccgcatgcgatttcgtcagcggtggaatccgcaccgcaatagtggaaacgagcccttacagtctatggcggcgctggctgcgcccaaagttagcagcgctgaaaagcactgctccgcatccaccacctgcctccaaaggatacaaactgcacaaaatgctttccatgagaaaattaatgcgcatgtagcagaacgcaatggacgttaaggtaagtggctgtttttaatattaggaggtgggtgcggacggctctccccagcgctggccacgcttggggggggggggcggctgcgcgacccagcctcccactccggggtgccgctgtggttcccaggcagcgagagagcactttgcggtattggtttttggaccctgcatagtttggcatgcgaaagcaaatgcatatttgcataagcattgcctcatgaatagccaattaggccggatttgaaaagccagacttgctagggttaaacttggtgtttgagcacgcaaaatttttctcatggaaagcattttttgcagttgtatcctttggaggcaggtggtgggtggcttgctctggtggtgtgaaccctggagtgagtgcgcctgtcctccccccaccccggagtgctgtatgtgagccagccctgagctctaaagctcggggtgacccatgcttcactcctttctcatgtggtgccgccaagttaatgtgcatgttgcagaacgcaacGGATGTTAAAGTAAGTGcccgtttttaatattgggaggtgggtgcggttggctctccccggcgctgaccacacttggggggggcagctgcgccacccagcctccccctccggggtgccgctgtggttcccaggcagtgagagagtctgggaccccgcagtcccccggttgtatgggggcattcggaatcctccccgtggcgctcctggatagtgctaatgtagcatgaactaattcccgcagggcgatcgctttgcggtattggtttttggaccctgcatagtttggcatgcgaaagcaaatgcatatttgcatgagcattgcctcatgaatagccaattaggccggatttgaaaagccagacttgctagggttaaacttggtgtttgagcacgcatacattttctcatggaaagcctacttcttcttgcttcaaggttgaggcacgtactctattagatagatagatgcggcgtatgctacgacgcgggttggctagtagaaTATAATTATGCTAGGATtacattgtaaactcctctgaggacagtcagtgacataactatgtactctgcaaaagtgctgcagaagatgtcagtgctatataaatacataataataatatggtaggacattagactatgactatggtaggattagattgtgagctcttctgaggtcagtcagtgacatgactatgcactctgtaatgtgctgcaggagatgtcagtgctatataaatacataacaatattatggtaggacattagactatgactatggtaggattagagtgtgagctcctctgaggacagtcagtgacatgactatgtactctgtaaactgctgcagaagatgtcagtgctatataaatacataataataatatggtaggacattagactatgactatagtaggattagattgtgggctcctctgaggacagtcagtgacatgactatgtactctgtaatgtgctgcagaagatgtcagtgctatataaatacataataataatatggtaggacattagactatgactatagtaggattagattgtgggctcctctgaggacagtcagtgacatgactatgtac
Encoded here:
- the LOC137531857 gene encoding E3 ubiquitin-protein ligase TRIM11-like; its protein translation is MASADLSEELECPVCLTIYTDPVMLRCGHNFCRVCIDRVLDSQEESAGYSCPECREKYKERPGLHRNIALRNIAGRFLSTQPDQEEAGVHCTYCVDSPVPAVMSCLMCDASMCDKHLRVHSKAPEHVLCAPTTSPETRKCSVHKEILKYYCTEDASCVCVTCTLTGEHRGHQVETLQEASEKKKEKLRNDLQTLMAETEEAEKRVQSLEELRRKAQEKADGEAERVTALFRDLRRRLEELEKRVLSDIMRQAQCYDDIIRQLEIKKAELSRKMRHIEELCHMTDPLTVLQEPDTGDLCDTEDRHDKQLHDGGDLDVAGISHTLHTGLADIMSGVTGGIYIQPADILLDVNTAANMLLISDDRKTVSWSWQIHPATPERFQDYDQVLSSRSFSSGRHYWEVDVGGSERWTVGMCYPSIDRRGGQSLIGENNKSWGLCRDDDNQYTVRHDSKVIRLPDAIPSDRVRIYLDYEAGQISFYALYDPIHSARFKIYLDCETGQISFYDLCHHIRHLHTFTATFTEPLHAGIYLRGSYIKISGGSQGV